A portion of the Platichthys flesus chromosome 7, fPlaFle2.1, whole genome shotgun sequence genome contains these proteins:
- the zgc:174906 gene encoding uncharacterized protein zgc:174906 — MVEEPAAEMQLLRSLKAKLIDILSSDADFVLQHAHSRGLLSEPGYQRVKACRVPGEKVTDLLDHILQRGPEAARGLLELLKDQDLQETFPLLCFAKDLRVTTVPSEATRKKRQSPETEEIIPVKRICSKRSRLVTEKQLMTVARAIGRSWREIGRLALDIPSVKLEQIEEDKSQHVERVFAMLGHWRTCQREEATAARLHSLLSQEDWALPPERIEFLLETV; from the exons ATGGTTGAAGAACCAGCAGCAGAAATGCAGCTACTGAGGAGCCTGAAGGCCAAGCTCATTGACATTCTGAGCAGCGACGCCGACTTTGTGCTGCAGCATGCACACTCCCGCGGCCTGCTGTCTGAACCTGGCTACCAGCGGGTGAAAGCGTGCCGTGTACCGGGTGAGAAGGTGACGGACCTGCTGGATCACATCCTCCAGAGAGGGCCTGAAGCAGCACGGGGACTCCTGGAGCTACTGAAGGACCAGGACCTGCAGGAAACCTTCCCACTGCTCTGTTTTGCTAAGGATCTGCGAGTCACTACAGTGCCATCAG AAGCAACAAGGAAGAAAAGGCAATCACCTGAAACAGAGGAGATCATTCCAGTCAAAAGGATCTGCAGCAAAC GCTCTCGCTTGGTGACAGAGAAGCAGCTGATGACCGTGGCCCGTGCCATCGGCAGATCTTGGCGAGAGATCGGCAGACTGGCTCTGGACATCCCCTCTGTGAAGCTGGAGCAGATTGAGGAGGACAAATCCCAGCACGTGGAGCGAGTGTTCGCCATGCTGGGGCACTGGCGCACCTGCCAGCGGGAAGAAGCCACCGCGGCTCGCCTGCACTCCCTGCTCAGTCAGGAGGACTGGGCCCTGCCACCGGAGAGAATCGAATTTCTGCTGGAGACTGTCTGA
- the znf740b gene encoding zinc finger protein 740b isoform X2, with protein sequence MALMQANSIPGQKKMMSNLGQGHRASNESQQSHSHHHGHQAHHGQPHHSHMGHPSGGSCPPLLIRKDGDYHSSKLMDAKDMQANQNMQPKKKHKKSGLSHKVKEKVEHLLPAVSMDDDSSLKVQKNFICDHCYGAYRSSYHLKRHILTHTGEKPYACDACDMRFIQRYHLDRHKRVHSGEKPYQCDRCHQTFSRTDRLLRHRRLCTAGVSKEENQYSQDASAHPASWSPLQPSNNRLTV encoded by the exons ATGGCCCTGATGCAAGCCAACAGTATCCCAGGGCAGAAGAAGATGATGTCAAACTTGGGCCAGGGACACAGGGCCAGCAACGAGAGCCAGCAGAGCCACTCACACCACCACGGACACCAGGCTCACCACGGACAACCACACCACAGCCACATGGGCCATCCCTCAGGCGGGAGCTGTCCTCCCCTG CTAATCCGAAAGGACGGTGATTATCACTCATCAAAGCTGATGGACGCAAAGGACATGCAGGCAAACCAGAATATGCAACCCAAGAAGAAGCACAAAAAATCTGGGTTATCCCACAAAGTTAAAGAGAAAGTGGAG CATTTACTTCCTGCAGTGAGTATGGATGACGACAGTTCCTTGAAAGTGCAGAAGAACTTCATCTGTGACCACTGCTATGGAGCGTACCGTAGCAGCTACCACCTCAAGCgacacatactcacacatacAG GGGAAAAGCCATATGCTTGTGATGCATGTGATATGCGGTTCATTCAGCGCTACCACCTGGACAGGCACAAGAGAGTGCACAGCGGAGAGAAGCCGTACCAGTGTGATCGCTGTCATCAG ACCTTCTCACGGACAGACAGGCTGCTGAGGCACCGGCGGCTCTGCACAGCCGGAGTGAGCAAAGAAGAAAACCAGTACTCGCAGGACGCATCTGCCCACCCGGCCTCCTGGAGCCCGCTACAGCCTTCCAACAACCGCCTAACTGTCTGA
- the csad gene encoding cysteine sulfinic acid decarboxylase isoform X3 has protein sequence MIPSDLEEKITLAKSQGAVPFLVSCTAGTTVQGAFDPLDHIADVCEKHKLWLHVDAAWGGSVLFSKQHRSLMKGVDRANSVAWNPHKMLVAGLQCSALLLRDTTNLLKQCHSAGATYLFQPDKFYDINLDVGDKSLQCSRKVDCLKLWLMWKAVGSDGLAERVDKAFFHVSYLAEQMKKREGFHLVGEPEFVNVCFWYIPPSLRGKEGDADYPDRLAKVAPVVKERMVKLGTMMIGYQPLANRVNFFRAVVFSPLISQRDMDFFLDEIERLGNDM, from the exons ATGATTCCAAGTGACCTGGAGGAAAAGATAACACTGGCAAAGTCTCAA GGTGCAGTACCATTCCTTGTGAGCTGCACTGCAGGCACCACAGTTCAGGGAGCCTTTGACCCTCTGGACCACATTGCTGATGTCTGTGAGAAACACAAGCTCTGGCTGCACGTAGAC GCCGCCTGGGGAGGGAGCGTGCTCTTCTCCAAGCAACACAGAAGTCTGATGAAAGGTGTCGACAG AGCAAACTCCGTGGCCTGGAATCCACACAAGATGCTGGTGGCTGGCCTGCAGTGCTCCGCCCTGCTGTTAAGGGACACAACG AATTTGTTGAAGCAGTGCCACTCTGCAGGCGCCACATACCTCTTCCAGCCAGACAAGTTCTACGATATCAATCTGGACGTCGGGGATAAGTCTCTGCAGTGCAGCCGCAAGGTGGACTGCCTGAAGCTGTGGTTGATGTGGAAAGCTGTTGGCTCCGATGGTTTGGCCGAGCGTGTAGACAAAGCTTTTTTCCACGTAAG TTACCTGGCGGAGcagatgaagaaaagagaagggttccATCTTGTGGGTGAG CCTGAGTTCGTGAACGTGTGCTTCTGGTACATACCGCCCAGTctgagagggaaggaaggagatgCCGATTATCCGGACAGGCTCGCAAAA gtgGCTCCCGTCGTCAAGGAACGCATGGTGAAACTGGGCACGATGATGATCGGCTACCAGCCTCTGGCAAACAGAGTCAACTTTTTCCGTGCCGTCGTCTTCTCGCCCCTAATTTCTCAGAGAGACATGGATTTCTTTCTCGATGAAATTGAGAGACTGGGAAACGATatgtga
- the csad gene encoding cysteine sulfinic acid decarboxylase isoform X1, which yields MSDTFPSSSAEKPTKEPDNLHDLSEPLIDHTEGQLFLNETLKIIIEEVLSKGTDVREKVCEWKEPEQLALLLDLELRAAGEPQDRLLQRVKDVAKYSVKTSHPRFMNQLFGGVDYHSLAGQFLTESLNTNLFTYEVAPVFVLMETEVLRGLRQLVGWTEGDGIFCPGGSTSNMYAMNLARYRFFPEIKTQGLWAVPRLTVFTSAESHYSVKKGAGFLGLGTDNVILVKVDDGGRMIPSDLEEKITLAKSQGAVPFLVSCTAGTTVQGAFDPLDHIADVCEKHKLWLHVDAAWGGSVLFSKQHRSLMKGVDRANSVAWNPHKMLVAGLQCSALLLRDTTNLLKQCHSAGATYLFQPDKFYDINLDVGDKSLQCSRKVDCLKLWLMWKAVGSDGLAERVDKAFFHVSYLAEQMKKREGFHLVGEPEFVNVCFWYIPPSLRGKEGDADYPDRLAKVAPVVKERMVKLGTMMIGYQPLANRVNFFRAVVFSPLISQRDMDFFLDEIERLGNDM from the exons ATGTCCGACACGTTTCCCTCCTCGT cagcagagaagccGACCAAGGAACCAGACAACCTCCACGACCTGAGTGAGCCTCTCATCGACCACACAGAGGGACAACTGTTCCTGAATGAAACCCTCAAGATTATTATAGAGGAGGTGCTCAGCAAGGGCACAGACGTCAGGGAGAAG GTCTGTGAGTGGAAGGAGCCGGAGcagctggctctgctgctggacCTGGAGCTGAGGGCCGCGGGGGAGCCACAGGACCGGCTCCTACAGAGAGTCAAAGATGTCGCCAAGTACAGCGTCAAGACAA GTCACCCACGTTTTATGAACCAGCTGTTCGGTGGAGTGGACTACCATTCCCTGGCTGGACAGTTTCTCACTGAGTCGCTCAACACTAACCT TTTCACCTATGAGGTGGCccctgtgtttgtgctgatgGAGACTGAGGTTCTGAGGGGGCTGCGTCAGCTGGTGGGCTGGACCGAAGGGGACGGTATTTTCTGTCCCGGGGGGTCGACCTCTAACATGTACGCCATGAACCTCGCACGCTACCGATTCTTCCCAGAGATCAAAACTCAGGGGCTGTGGGCTGTCCCCCGACTCACCGTCTTCACATCTGCAGAG AGCCATTACTCTGTGAAGAAGGGGGCTGGGTTTCTGGGTTTGGGGACAGACAACGTAATTTTGGTGAAGGTGGACGATGG AGGTCGAATGATTCCAAGTGACCTGGAGGAAAAGATAACACTGGCAAAGTCTCAA GGTGCAGTACCATTCCTTGTGAGCTGCACTGCAGGCACCACAGTTCAGGGAGCCTTTGACCCTCTGGACCACATTGCTGATGTCTGTGAGAAACACAAGCTCTGGCTGCACGTAGAC GCCGCCTGGGGAGGGAGCGTGCTCTTCTCCAAGCAACACAGAAGTCTGATGAAAGGTGTCGACAG AGCAAACTCCGTGGCCTGGAATCCACACAAGATGCTGGTGGCTGGCCTGCAGTGCTCCGCCCTGCTGTTAAGGGACACAACG AATTTGTTGAAGCAGTGCCACTCTGCAGGCGCCACATACCTCTTCCAGCCAGACAAGTTCTACGATATCAATCTGGACGTCGGGGATAAGTCTCTGCAGTGCAGCCGCAAGGTGGACTGCCTGAAGCTGTGGTTGATGTGGAAAGCTGTTGGCTCCGATGGTTTGGCCGAGCGTGTAGACAAAGCTTTTTTCCACGTAAG TTACCTGGCGGAGcagatgaagaaaagagaagggttccATCTTGTGGGTGAG CCTGAGTTCGTGAACGTGTGCTTCTGGTACATACCGCCCAGTctgagagggaaggaaggagatgCCGATTATCCGGACAGGCTCGCAAAA gtgGCTCCCGTCGTCAAGGAACGCATGGTGAAACTGGGCACGATGATGATCGGCTACCAGCCTCTGGCAAACAGAGTCAACTTTTTCCGTGCCGTCGTCTTCTCGCCCCTAATTTCTCAGAGAGACATGGATTTCTTTCTCGATGAAATTGAGAGACTGGGAAACGATatgtga
- the znf740b gene encoding zinc finger protein 740b isoform X1 — translation MTHHSNNSVRDHMKWAGLLGCEAVLSSMALMQANSIPGQKKMMSNLGQGHRASNESQQSHSHHHGHQAHHGQPHHSHMGHPSGGSCPPLLIRKDGDYHSSKLMDAKDMQANQNMQPKKKHKKSGLSHKVKEKVEHLLPAVSMDDDSSLKVQKNFICDHCYGAYRSSYHLKRHILTHTGEKPYACDACDMRFIQRYHLDRHKRVHSGEKPYQCDRCHQTFSRTDRLLRHRRLCTAGVSKEENQYSQDASAHPASWSPLQPSNNRLTV, via the exons ATGACACACCATTCCAACAACTCTGTCCGAGACCATATGAAATGG gCTGGGTTGCTGGGTTGTGAGGCGGTGCTCTCCAGCATGGCCCTGATGCAAGCCAACAGTATCCCAGGGCAGAAGAAGATGATGTCAAACTTGGGCCAGGGACACAGGGCCAGCAACGAGAGCCAGCAGAGCCACTCACACCACCACGGACACCAGGCTCACCACGGACAACCACACCACAGCCACATGGGCCATCCCTCAGGCGGGAGCTGTCCTCCCCTG CTAATCCGAAAGGACGGTGATTATCACTCATCAAAGCTGATGGACGCAAAGGACATGCAGGCAAACCAGAATATGCAACCCAAGAAGAAGCACAAAAAATCTGGGTTATCCCACAAAGTTAAAGAGAAAGTGGAG CATTTACTTCCTGCAGTGAGTATGGATGACGACAGTTCCTTGAAAGTGCAGAAGAACTTCATCTGTGACCACTGCTATGGAGCGTACCGTAGCAGCTACCACCTCAAGCgacacatactcacacatacAG GGGAAAAGCCATATGCTTGTGATGCATGTGATATGCGGTTCATTCAGCGCTACCACCTGGACAGGCACAAGAGAGTGCACAGCGGAGAGAAGCCGTACCAGTGTGATCGCTGTCATCAG ACCTTCTCACGGACAGACAGGCTGCTGAGGCACCGGCGGCTCTGCACAGCCGGAGTGAGCAAAGAAGAAAACCAGTACTCGCAGGACGCATCTGCCCACCCGGCCTCCTGGAGCCCGCTACAGCCTTCCAACAACCGCCTAACTGTCTGA
- the csad gene encoding cysteine sulfinic acid decarboxylase isoform X2, whose protein sequence is MSDTFPSSSEKPTKEPDNLHDLSEPLIDHTEGQLFLNETLKIIIEEVLSKGTDVREKVCEWKEPEQLALLLDLELRAAGEPQDRLLQRVKDVAKYSVKTSHPRFMNQLFGGVDYHSLAGQFLTESLNTNLFTYEVAPVFVLMETEVLRGLRQLVGWTEGDGIFCPGGSTSNMYAMNLARYRFFPEIKTQGLWAVPRLTVFTSAESHYSVKKGAGFLGLGTDNVILVKVDDGGRMIPSDLEEKITLAKSQGAVPFLVSCTAGTTVQGAFDPLDHIADVCEKHKLWLHVDAAWGGSVLFSKQHRSLMKGVDRANSVAWNPHKMLVAGLQCSALLLRDTTNLLKQCHSAGATYLFQPDKFYDINLDVGDKSLQCSRKVDCLKLWLMWKAVGSDGLAERVDKAFFHVSYLAEQMKKREGFHLVGEPEFVNVCFWYIPPSLRGKEGDADYPDRLAKVAPVVKERMVKLGTMMIGYQPLANRVNFFRAVVFSPLISQRDMDFFLDEIERLGNDM, encoded by the exons ATGTCCGACACGTTTCCCTCCTCGT cagagaagccGACCAAGGAACCAGACAACCTCCACGACCTGAGTGAGCCTCTCATCGACCACACAGAGGGACAACTGTTCCTGAATGAAACCCTCAAGATTATTATAGAGGAGGTGCTCAGCAAGGGCACAGACGTCAGGGAGAAG GTCTGTGAGTGGAAGGAGCCGGAGcagctggctctgctgctggacCTGGAGCTGAGGGCCGCGGGGGAGCCACAGGACCGGCTCCTACAGAGAGTCAAAGATGTCGCCAAGTACAGCGTCAAGACAA GTCACCCACGTTTTATGAACCAGCTGTTCGGTGGAGTGGACTACCATTCCCTGGCTGGACAGTTTCTCACTGAGTCGCTCAACACTAACCT TTTCACCTATGAGGTGGCccctgtgtttgtgctgatgGAGACTGAGGTTCTGAGGGGGCTGCGTCAGCTGGTGGGCTGGACCGAAGGGGACGGTATTTTCTGTCCCGGGGGGTCGACCTCTAACATGTACGCCATGAACCTCGCACGCTACCGATTCTTCCCAGAGATCAAAACTCAGGGGCTGTGGGCTGTCCCCCGACTCACCGTCTTCACATCTGCAGAG AGCCATTACTCTGTGAAGAAGGGGGCTGGGTTTCTGGGTTTGGGGACAGACAACGTAATTTTGGTGAAGGTGGACGATGG AGGTCGAATGATTCCAAGTGACCTGGAGGAAAAGATAACACTGGCAAAGTCTCAA GGTGCAGTACCATTCCTTGTGAGCTGCACTGCAGGCACCACAGTTCAGGGAGCCTTTGACCCTCTGGACCACATTGCTGATGTCTGTGAGAAACACAAGCTCTGGCTGCACGTAGAC GCCGCCTGGGGAGGGAGCGTGCTCTTCTCCAAGCAACACAGAAGTCTGATGAAAGGTGTCGACAG AGCAAACTCCGTGGCCTGGAATCCACACAAGATGCTGGTGGCTGGCCTGCAGTGCTCCGCCCTGCTGTTAAGGGACACAACG AATTTGTTGAAGCAGTGCCACTCTGCAGGCGCCACATACCTCTTCCAGCCAGACAAGTTCTACGATATCAATCTGGACGTCGGGGATAAGTCTCTGCAGTGCAGCCGCAAGGTGGACTGCCTGAAGCTGTGGTTGATGTGGAAAGCTGTTGGCTCCGATGGTTTGGCCGAGCGTGTAGACAAAGCTTTTTTCCACGTAAG TTACCTGGCGGAGcagatgaagaaaagagaagggttccATCTTGTGGGTGAG CCTGAGTTCGTGAACGTGTGCTTCTGGTACATACCGCCCAGTctgagagggaaggaaggagatgCCGATTATCCGGACAGGCTCGCAAAA gtgGCTCCCGTCGTCAAGGAACGCATGGTGAAACTGGGCACGATGATGATCGGCTACCAGCCTCTGGCAAACAGAGTCAACTTTTTCCGTGCCGTCGTCTTCTCGCCCCTAATTTCTCAGAGAGACATGGATTTCTTTCTCGATGAAATTGAGAGACTGGGAAACGATatgtga